The genomic stretch ACTCCTTCAAGTTCCGCTAATTTAGATTCCAATTCATCAATTTCAATCTGGTCACGGCTGACACCTCTTACGATAACAACATGTTCTCCATGGAATGCAGGCCTGGAGCCTTTAAATGCATTGAAATGTCCAATAATTTTTCCTGTAGTTTTTAATAATACGTCTGACATAAAATCACTTTATCATTTAATTGTGTTTAAGTTATTTTTTAAAAAAATTATATAGTTATTTTTAATTTAGATAGTATATAAATTTTACAAAATAAATATAAAATAAAATTGATAAATACTTAATAGTTAAAAAGATTATAAAATAAAAAGATTATAAAAAAAGATTATAAAATAATTTAAGATTTTAACTAAATCTAGAGGCATATTATGAAAGTGTTAATTAGTTCAATGGCTGCAATGGCTGAAACAGCAGGGCCTTCTGGTAGGGCTAGATTGCTAGTTGAACATTTAAAAGATGCAGGTATTGAAGTTGCTACTTGCATTGCAGAGGATGTAAATTATAAGCCAATTGAAGGTGTTAAAAACTATTATCTTGAAGTTCCCATGCCTCTGGGGCTTCCTAAAGCTATTGCAAGCAAGACATTTCCTATTGCACAAAAATTGGGAATAATAGAAAAGAAAAATGTGGGCAGCTTTGAGGATGTCTTGCACTTTACAGGAAACATTGATTATAATTATTTGGCAAAAAGTGTTGAAGATATTAGAAAAGCCATTGATGATTTTAATCCGGACATAGTTTATAGTGAATTTAATATCTCTGCAATAATAGCTACGAAACTTGAGAATAGGCTATTATTTGCAAGCATTAGTTATCCCACACAAACAGAATACAGTTCTAGTCCAAAGCATGCTAAAGGACTTAAGAAGTTTTTAAAAGAGAACAGTCTTCCAGATGTTTATTCTGCATTGGATCTTTTCAAATGGGCAGACAAGTCATTTGTTCCAAGCATTTATGAACTGGAACCAATTGAAAATGATAATGTGACTTTCTGTGGAACTTGGAAAGATGTAAATTTAGAAAATAGCTCAAATGATGATAATTTAAATGATTCTAAGAATAGTAAGAATATCATTTTGGTTTATATGGGAAATGGTACTATTTCTCCTAAAAAGATGATGAATGAAATAAAAAATGCATTTGTTGGCACTGATTATGAAGTTTATATTGCATCATTGGGACTGGAAAAGCAAGAATATGAAAATATTCATGTAGATAAACGTTGGGACTTTTCTAAACTGCTTAATAGTGCTGTTCTATTCATAAATCATGGTGGTCAAAACAGCATGATTGATGGATTGATTTATGGAGTCCCCCAATTGATATGTCCTGGACGAGTGTTTGAAAGGATTTACAATGGGAAATCTGTTGAGAATCTCGGTGCAGCTAAAGTGTTGAATATTAATGAATTTAAAAGTGAAATCATAAGAGCTGAAAGTGAAAAACTCATAAATGATAATGGATTTAGAGAAAATTCCAAGTTCATTGGTGATAAGTTAAAATCATTTGGTGGAATCGAGTGCATTTTAGATGCTATAAATGAAAAGCATTGAGGTGGAAATATGCATATTAGGAAAGCGACAATTGATGATTTAAATCTAATTATGGACATTTATCGTGCTGCTCAAGACTTTATGATTGAATCTGGAAATCCCAATCAGTGGGGTCATTTCTATCCTAGTGAAGATTTGGTAAAAGAGGATATTGCCAATTCAATCTCTTATCTGATATGTGATGATGATAATGAGCCTCATGGTGTCTTTGTGCTTATTGGCGGATTGGAACCAACTTATCAATATATAGAAAATGGCAGTTGGCTAAATGATGATGATTACATCACTTTACATAGAATTGCAAGTGATGGGAAGGGTCATGGAATATTCCAATCTGCAATGGATTATTGCAAATCCATTTGCGATAACATTAGAATAGACACTCACAGCAACAATGTCATTATGCAAAAACAGATAGAAAAGAATGGATTTAAGAAGTGTGGAACCATTTATGTAAGAGATGGTTCTCCAAGAATTGCTTATCAATGGAGAAAAAAATAGTTTTTAAATGCTCTTTCGAAAATTATTTAATATTATAATTTAATAAATGTGTATATATTTTGTATAAAATATGCATATTATTGTGATATGAATCTTTATAATGTGCTTATAAATTAAGGAAAATGATATTATGGAAAACTTTGAAGATCAAAAATTTTGCCAATCCTGTGCAATGCCTATGACTGAAGAGCTTTTTGGAACCAATGCAGACGAATCCAAAAATGATGAATACTGTATTTACTGCTTTAAGGATGGTGAATTCACTTCAGATATGACTATGGAAGAGATGATGAATTTCTGCATTGAAAAGATGGTTGAAGTTCATCCAGAGATTGATAAGGAGGAAGCTTCCAAAATGATGAATGAAGTGTTCCCACAACTAAAAAGATGGGCAAAGGATTAAGTTTTAATAAATTTAATTCTTTTCATTTTTTTATATCAATTCTATTTAGTTGATTGGAATTGACTTTTTTTTTAAAAATAGATTTTGAGTATTTTTTTAAAGACTTGCTTTTTTTAAAAATAGATATTAGAAAAAAATAAATAAAAAATTATCAATATTCTAAGGAATATTGATTTATTAACTATTTTTTATATTGCATTTGCTATTGGCTCTATGTTATTGTTTTCATTGAATATCATCAATTCATCATAACATGCTTCCCAATCATCAGGGGTTCCGCTTTCCATATAAGTCATGAAAATATACTTTTTGCCATCCACTTCAGCTATTTCCAAGACCCCATGGTCAATACCGATATTTGCTGAAGTCAGATAAGAAGTAATATGGCTTATTGTGGTGTCGGAATCATAACTGACATTATATGTGTTATTATCTCCTGAAACTATGCAGTAATCGCTGGAATTTTGCAAATAATATTCTTGAATATATTCATCGTCATAATCCCAAGTGTATAAGTCCATGCCGGTTTCTTCATTTTGGAAAACAACATCCGACCATTGTTCAAAACCATCATTAATCTTAAAATCTGCTGCACTTGCTGCACCTATAATTAAAAAAGTTAATAATAGGAATGCAAATATTTTTTTATACATTTTTTCACCTCATGATAATCTAGTTTTAACTTAATCCACTTTCCATTTATGGGTTTTGATTCAATTTATTTGCGTAAGAATTTATATATTATGTATATTCCAAGAATTGCGCTGATAATGAATCCAAAGAATCCAATAGCAGAAATATCCCATACTCTTGGTCCTTTATCTGCTAAAATTGCAATGGATGAACCAACAAGCAATGCAGAAACGATTAAGGAAATGGATAATTGATCTTTCAATTCATCCAAGCCAGTGTGGTTCATATTTAACTCTAATTGTCCTTTTTCAAGCTTGTCAAGAGTGCTGTTAAGTCTGTCCGGCAAGTCTTTTAACAAGTGTTCAATTTCTACAATGTAGTTGAATCCACCACCAACAAGATTTCCCGGTTCGAATTTTGATTTAATCATTTTTTTAGCGAATGTTTCAAGTTCTGCAGTAAGATTGAAGTGAGGATCCAATTTGTCTCCGGCATCTTCAATAAGGAGTATTCCTCTTCCAATCATTACGAATTCTCTTGGAAGAATGATATTGTGCTTGATCATGACATTCATTAAGTTGTCGAATATTCCATCCATTTGGTCTATGTCAACTCCAATGTAGGTGTTTAGCAAGTCATCAACATCTGCCTTAAATTCATCAGTGTTCTGTTCTGGAGTGATGATATTCATATAAAGCATTTGATTGATCAAATGGTGTGAATTTCCATCCAATAGGAGCAATATCATTTGAGCAAAGTTTGATCTGAAAGTATCATTTACGACTCCCATCATTCCCATGTCTATGTAGCAAAGCTTGTTGTCTTTAGTTACAAACAAGTTACCTGGATGTGGGTCCGCATGGAAAAATCCGTCAAGCAAAACTTGTTTCAAATAGGATTGGCATCCATACTGAGCGATTTCCTTATTGTTTATTCCTTCGATTTCATTGTCGAACAGTTCGGTCACTTCATATCCGTCAATAAGTTCCATGTTAATGACTTTGGAAGTACAGTATTCAGGATATACTTCTGGGAATTTGATGTAATCCACTTCTGAAAAGTTTTTGGTGATTTTGCCTATGTTTCTGACTTCTTCCATATAGTCGAGCTCTTTGAAGATGGACCTTTCGAATTCTTGAGCCATCGCAGGTAAGTTATATGTTCTTGTTCCTGAAACATGTTTATCCAAGGTTCCAGCTATTTTATTCAATATTTTTACATCAGGTTCAATCACATCAATGATGCCTGGCTTTTGAACCTTAACTGCAACTTCTTGGCCACTTTCCTTTAATGTTGCCTTATAAACTTGACCGATTGATGCAGAACCGAGAGGCTCTTCATTGAATTCGGAGTATACCTCTTCGAGAGGCTGTCCAAGTTCATCTTCGATAACTACTCTTATTTCATCAAAAGGAGTTGCAGGTGTGTTGTCCCTAAGCAATTTCAAATCATCAGCTATTTCATTGCCCACTAAATCGGGTCTTGTAGCAAGTAATTGACCTAATTTGATGAATGCAGGACCGCACTCTTCCATTGCATATCTCAAGTCTGAAATTTCAAAATCTTCATCGTCTTCGTTGTCTTTCAACAATTTTGCTAAGTGGTGTTATTTTGCAACACCCATAATTTCATCAAAACGTTTCCTTGATGCTTTCTTATCTTCTTTTGCCATAAAACCACTAACTTTTTTTGATTAAGTATAAAT from uncultured Methanobrevibacter sp. encodes the following:
- a CDS encoding zinc ribbon domain-containing protein → MENFEDQKFCQSCAMPMTEELFGTNADESKNDEYCIYCFKDGEFTSDMTMEEMMNFCIEKMVEVHPEIDKEEASKMMNEVFPQLKRWAKD
- a CDS encoding AarF/ABC1/UbiB kinase family protein translates to MKDNEDDEDFEISDLRYAMEECGPAFIKLGQLLATRPDLVGNEIADDLKLLRDNTPATPFDEIRVVIEDELGQPLEEVYSEFNEEPLGSASIGQVYKATLKESGQEVAVKVQKPGIIDVIEPDVKILNKIAGTLDKHVSGTRTYNLPAMAQEFERSIFKELDYMEEVRNIGKITKNFSEVDYIKFPEVYPEYCTSKVINMELIDGYEVTELFDNEIEGINNKEIAQYGCQSYLKQVLLDGFFHADPHPGNLFVTKDNKLCYIDMGMMGVVNDTFRSNFAQMILLLLDGNSHHLINQMLYMNIITPEQNTDEFKADVDDLLNTYIGVDIDQMDGIFDNLMNVMIKHNIILPREFVMIGRGILLIEDAGDKLDPHFNLTAELETFAKKMIKSKFEPGNLVGGGFNYIVEIEHLLKDLPDRLNSTLDKLEKGQLELNMNHTGLDELKDQLSISLIVSALLVGSSIAILADKGPRVWDISAIGFFGFIISAILGIYIIYKFLRK
- a CDS encoding glycosyltransferase encodes the protein MKVLISSMAAMAETAGPSGRARLLVEHLKDAGIEVATCIAEDVNYKPIEGVKNYYLEVPMPLGLPKAIASKTFPIAQKLGIIEKKNVGSFEDVLHFTGNIDYNYLAKSVEDIRKAIDDFNPDIVYSEFNISAIIATKLENRLLFASISYPTQTEYSSSPKHAKGLKKFLKENSLPDVYSALDLFKWADKSFVPSIYELEPIENDNVTFCGTWKDVNLENSSNDDNLNDSKNSKNIILVYMGNGTISPKKMMNEIKNAFVGTDYEVYIASLGLEKQEYENIHVDKRWDFSKLLNSAVLFINHGGQNSMIDGLIYGVPQLICPGRVFERIYNGKSVENLGAAKVLNINEFKSEIIRAESEKLINDNGFRENSKFIGDKLKSFGGIECILDAINEKH
- a CDS encoding GNAT family N-acetyltransferase, whose amino-acid sequence is MHIRKATIDDLNLIMDIYRAAQDFMIESGNPNQWGHFYPSEDLVKEDIANSISYLICDDDNEPHGVFVLIGGLEPTYQYIENGSWLNDDDYITLHRIASDGKGHGIFQSAMDYCKSICDNIRIDTHSNNVIMQKQIEKNGFKKCGTIYVRDGSPRIAYQWRKK